One genomic region from Oncorhynchus gorbuscha isolate QuinsamMale2020 ecotype Even-year linkage group LG13, OgorEven_v1.0, whole genome shotgun sequence encodes:
- the LOC123992229 gene encoding uncharacterized protein LOC123992229, with protein sequence MTQGGKIVKVSSVVPSVLSLNHHLEQRKPQVHFLSGLVRILQASLNKRFLGIFINVKMARTQDGIAAPFSDPVYLKAAALDPDFSLMWVEHHVLVKEEVAQRVKELILQDATGTEQAVPLVDEEVREDHSLGQEEGLFAAYCKRQKKAVDTTPALQLSHYLDICEGQNALLFWAMNRKALPSLSRVAIRVLAVPASSAPVERAFSQGGIILWPHRAQMTD encoded by the exons ATGACACAGGGGGGGAAGATAGTCAAAGTCAGTTCTGTTGTTCCCTCGGTCCTGTCCCTGAATCACCACCTGGAGCAGCGGAAGCCTCAAGTCCATTTCCTGAGCGGCCTGGTCAGAATTCTCCAGGCATCCCTGAACAAAAGATTTCTTGGAATCTTCATCAATGTGAAGATGGCCAGGACACAAGATGGAATCGCTGCCCCCTTTTCAGATCCAGTCTACCTCAAAGCAGCTGCCTTAGATCCGGATTTTTCTCTGATGTGGGTGGAGCACCATGTGCTGGTCAAGGAGGAGGTGGCACAAAGAGTGAAAG AACTGATTCTGCAAGATGCTACAGGGACTGAGCAAGCTGTGCCTCTTGTTGATGAGGAAGTGCGAGAGGACCATAGTCTTGGACAAGAAGAAGGGCTGTTTGCAGCATACTGTAAGAGGCAGAAGAAAGCTGTTGATACCACTCCAGCACTACAGCTAAGTCACTACCTTGACATATGCGAAGGACAGAATGCCCTCTTGTTCTGGGCAATGAACAGGAAGGCTCTTCCTTCGCTCTCCCGAGTGGCCATCAGAGTCTTGGCAGTGCCTGCCTCCAGTGCTCCGGTGGAGCGTGCCTTCAGCCAGGGTGGCATCATTCTGTGGCCTCATCGTGCAcaaatgactgactga